A genomic stretch from Xenopus laevis strain J_2021 chromosome 6S, Xenopus_laevis_v10.1, whole genome shotgun sequence includes:
- the cdv3.S gene encoding protein CDV3 homolog A (The RefSeq protein has 1 substitution compared to this genomic sequence), which translates to MAEPQEKSLDDFFAKRDKKKKKDKGVSGSAAGSRGSARPPDGAPSSSSSMSGAGKGVKKEKSGKSDNPDQLQEKEDDEWKEFEQKEVDYSGLRIQSLQLSNEKEDDENEKKEEQGADWEETGGYGTDKSSGPWNKTSQAQAPISAVTEAPEPVHTGGVYRPPAARASVSTRKPQGPPEIYSDTQFPSLQATAKHTESRREKEMEKTFEMVKHKNRARDEATKNQALRLQLDNQYAVLGEQ; encoded by the exons ATGGCTGAGCCACAAGAAAAGAGTCTGGACGACTTTTTCgcgaagagggacaaaaagaagaagaaagataaAGGAGTGTCGGGGAGTGCGGCGGGGAGCCGAGGGGCAGCAAGGCCGCCTGACGGGGcaccttcttcatcttcttctatGTCCGGAGCAGGGAAAGGCGTAAAGAAGGAAAAGTCTGGCAAGAGCGACAACCCTGATCAACTACAGGAAAAA gaAGATGATGAATGGAAAGAATTTGAGCAGAAAGAAGTCGATTACTCTGGCCTAAGGATTCAGTCATTACAATTAAG caatGAAAAAGAAGATGATGAAAATGAAAAGAAGGAAGAACAAGGAGCGGACTGGGAAGAAACTGGAGGTTATGGTACAGACAAGTCATCTGGCCCTTGGAATAAGACCTCTCAGGCCCAGGCTCCCATAAGTGCTG TTACAGAAGCACCAGAGCCTGTCCATACTGGTGGTGTATACAGGCCTCCTGCAGCCAGAGCCTCTGTTTCAACACGAAAACCACAGGGTCCCCCCGAAATTTATAGTGATACACAGTTTCCATCGCTTCAAGCAACTGCCAAACACACAGAGTCCCGCAG GGAAAAAGAAATGGAGAAGACTTTTGAAATGGTAAAGCATAAAAATCGTGCAAGGGATGAAGCAACCAAGAACCAAGCCCTCCGACTTCAGTTAGACAACCAGTATGCGGTTTTAGGAGAACAGTAA